Genomic DNA from Neisseria lisongii:
CAAAAACTGCATTATCGCAGCGGGCAGCCGTGTTACCAAATTGCCGTTTATCCCTGAAGACCCGCGCATTTTCGACTCGACCGGTGCGCTGGCACTGAAAGAAGTTCCGGGCAAAATGCTGATTATCGGCGGCGGCATTATCGGTTTGGAAATGGGTACGGTGTACAGCACACTCGGCACCCGCTTGGACGTGGTCGAAATGATGGACGGCCTGATGCAGGGCGCTGACCGGGATTTGGTAAAAGTATGGCAAAAAGCCAACGAATACCGTTTCGACAACATCATGCTCAACACCAAAACCGTTGCCGTAGAGCCGAAAGCAGACGGCGTGTACGTTACCTTTGAAGGCGCAAACGCACCGAAAGAGCCGCAACGCTACGATGCCGTTTTGGTGGCCGCAGGCCGTGCGCCCAACGGCAAACTGATCGGCGCAGAAAAAGCCGGCGTTGCCGTAACCGACCGCGGCTTTATCGAAGTGGACAAACAAATGCGCACCAACGTGCCGCACATTTACGCCATCGGCGATATTGTCGGCCAACCGATGCTGGCGCACAAAGCCGTACACGAAGGCCATGTTGCCGCCGAAAACTGCGCCGGCCACAAAGCCTACTTCGATGCCCGAGTGATTCCGGGCGTTGCCTACACCGCTCCCGAAGTGGCTTGGGTGGGCGTAACCGAACTGTCAGCCAAAGCCGACGGCATCAAAATCACCAAAGCCACCTTCCCGTGGGCCGCTTCCGGCCGGGCCATTGCCAACGGTTGCGACAACGGCTTTACCAAACTGATTTTTGATGCCGAAAGCGGCAAAATCATCGGCGGCGGTATCGTCGGCCCGAACGGCGGCGACATGATCGGCGAAATCTGTCTGGCCATCGAAATGGGCTGCGATGCAGAAGACATCGGCAAAACCATTCACCCACACCCGACCTTGGGCGAATCCATCGGCATGGCCGCCGAAGTCGCACTGGGCGTATGTACCGACCTGCCTGCCCAAAAGAAAAAATAAGCTGATTGTTTAGCTGATTGACTCAGGCCGTCTGAAAATCCGATTTTCAGACGGCCTTTTGATTGGTAGGACGGGATTGGGGGTATATAGTGAATTAACCTAATAATCCATACAGTTTTTAAACAAGGCGTAGATACTATAAGCCCCCCAACAAATCAAGCCTTATCCAGACACATTTTCGCATAGCGTTCTTCGTTAAAGGGTTGTTGGTACTTCAATACAGATTGGGCAATGGTTACGAGTTTACGCATCAGAGCCACAATCACGGCTTTTTTCGCCAGTTTATTACGCTCCAGCAAGCGTTGGACAAACGAGCTGTAAATACTGTCCTTATATTTGCCAAAGCAAAACGACACGGCCGGCATATAGAGTATCTTCCTCAAATCACTCTGTCCGATACGGGAGATACCGACCCGCTTATCTACACTCGTTCCCGATTGTCTGACCATCGGGGTCAGTCCGGCGTAGGTCGCAGCAGCACGTCCGTTTTTAAACCGAGTGCCGTCGCCCAGTATGGCGAGCAGCCAACAGGCTGTGGTTTTGCTGATGGCGGGAATACTGCTCAGCAGATGATGGTTGTGTTTCAACTGATCATCCTGTTTCACCAACTGATGAATATGCGTTTCAACGGTTTTGACTTCGCACTCAAGAAAAGCAATCAGACGTTCGGACGAAGCCATCGCATACTCGTCCAACAGCATCTGCAGCCGGACTTTTTCTTTGGTCAGCGCTGCTTTTAAATGTTCGAGATGACGAAGTTGGCGCAATAAGGCTTTTTCGTTATTGCCCTTCGGTTGCCACAGGTCAAACTCATGAACATAGCTTTCGGCTAAGCGGGCAAGTAATTTGGCATCCGCTTTGTCGGTTTTGGAACGTAAGTTCAAACCTTTGGCAAAGTTGGCGGCACATTTGGGATTAATCACGACTACCGAATGTCCGGCCGCATATAAGTATTCGCACAACCTTTCGTGATAGACGTTTGTCGCTTCCATCACGATATAGAGCGGCTTATCCGAAAAGCTGTTCAGCCATTCGCTCAAAGCAGCAAAACCTTGCGGATGGTTCTCAAACTGGTGGTGTTGATACACTTTTGCGGATTTTTTAACCGCAACATCGAACTTTAACTTGGCAATATCGATGCCGATAAAATAAAATGGGGTGTCCATCATGCTCCTAACCTTGTGAATGCAGACTATGCACAGCATGTCTATGATACTATTCGGGGTGTTTGGACATTGAAAACAGGCTTTTATCTACGTCGCGGGCTTTGAAGCCCAAGGTTGGCGTACAACTCTGTTTTCAATCCCGCCCCTGATAGCTGCTTCTGTCGGGGGCTTTTTATTTTATCTTGTGGTTGGTGTTTCTTATACAAGGTTGGGTCGAGACCCAACACGATTGAAATACCTTGAAACATAAGGTTTGTTGGGTTACGCTCGTGCCTCGCTAACCACAATCTACACCTGCTTTTGTATGGAAAATTCGGTGTTCTAACTATATAGCAAATCTACTGAATTTTTAGTACATCCTAACTTTCCCGACAAATGTCAATTGCTTCCTGCAAACTGCTGATGCCGTAGATTTTCAGGTTGGGAAATTCGGAGCGTTGGCGGGGGAGGTTGGCTTTGGGGACGATGGCCTGTTTGAAGCCGAGTTTTTCTGCTTCTTTCAGGCGTTCTTGGCCGCGGGCGACGGGGCGGACTTCGCCGCTGAGGCCGATTTCGCCGAAGGCGACCATTTTTTCGGGCAGCGGGCGGTTGCGGAAGCTGGAGAGCATGGCGAGAATCACGGCCAAGTCGGCGGCCGGTTCGCCGATTTTGACACCGCCGACGGCGTTGAGAAAGACATCTTGGTCGAAACAGGCAATGCCGCCGTGGCGGTTTAATACGGCCAAGAGCATGGCGAGGCGGTTTTGTTCGAGACCGACGGTGAGGCGTTTGGGGGTGAAGCCGTGGGCATCGTCCACCAAGGCTTGGATTTCGACCAGCAGCGGGCGGCTGCCTTCCTGCGTAACCAAGACGCACGATCCGGAAACGTCGTCCCGATAGCTGGCAAGGAAGATGGCGGAGGGGTTGGACACGCCTTTGAGGCCGGTTTCGGTCATGGCGAAAACGCCCAATTCGTTGGCGGCGCCGAAGCGGTTTTTAATTGCCCGTATCATGCGGTAGTTGGAATGTTGGTCGCCCTCGAAATAGAGGACGGTATCGACCATGTGTTCCAATACCCGCGGGCCGGCGATGGCACCGTCTTTGGTAACGTGGCCGACTAAAATCATGGCAATGCCCATTTGTTTGGCAATGCGGGTCAGTTGCGCCGCACATTCGCGTACCTGCGATACCGAGCCGGGGGCGGAGGTAATCTGGTCGGAATACATGGTTTGAATCGAGTCGATCACCACTACTTCGGGCAAATGCTGTTTTAAGGCCGTCTGAATGGCTTCCATGCGGATTTCCGCCAGCAGGTTTACGCCTTCGGTCGGCAAGTCCAAACGTTGCGCCCGCAGGGCAACCTGTTGCGCCGATTCTTCGCCGGAAACATACAGCACTTTGCGTTTTTGCGCCATTTTGGCAATCGTTTGCAGCAGCAGCGTTGATTTGCCGATACCGGGGTCGCCGCCGAGCAGAATCACGGCACCGTCCACCAAGCCGCCGCCCAATACCCGATCCAGTTCGCCGATTCCGGTCGGATTGCGGGGAACTTCGGTGGCGGTTACTTCCGACAGCGACTGCACGCTGGAGGTATCCGCCGCCCATGATTGGAAACGGGCGTTTTTCGGTTCGGGGGCGGCAAGGCTTTCCTGCAGGGTGTTCCATTCGCCGCAATGCGGACATTTTCCCTGCCATTTCGGCGATGTGCCGCCGCATTCGCTGCACTGATAAACGGTTTTAGATGCTTTTGCCATGATGTTATGCTTTGGTGGTGGATGAAGGCCGTCTGAAAATCCGATGTTCGGTTTTCAGACGGCCTTCATTATAGCCGAAACCGTTATTTCCCCAAACCGGCGAGCCACAAGCCGAGTGCCGTCAGGGCGAATGAACCGAAAACGTGCAGGCATACGGTCAGCAGGGCGGCGGCGAAACGGTGTTGCTGAAGCAGGGAAACGGTTTCGAGCGACAGGCCGGAGAGGGTGGTCAGGCTGCCGAGAAAACCGGTAATCAGCAGCAGTTTCCAATGCGGGTCGCTGATTAGGGGCGCAGCGATGCCGATACAGAATGCGCCGATCCAGTTTGCCGCCAGCGTGGCGGGAACAAAGGGGAAGGCGTGCCACGGAAGCAGGGTGAGCAGCCAGCGGCTGACTGCACCGGCGGCGGCTCCGATGGAAAGAATGAATACGGACGACATGATAGAAAATTTATAAAAACAGCCGTTTTCAGACGGCCTTGAGTATTTATTGCCAAATACTGCGTTTGCTGCGCAGATAGCGGTTGTCTTCAAATGTATTGATCCAGTGCGGGCGCAGGGCGACGAATACGGCGGTACTCAAGCCGCTTAAAAAGGCTTCCGCCCAAGCAATCAGGAAAAATACGGGAAAAGCGGTGTTCCACAATAGGCCGTCTGAAAATGCGCCGACCCCGTGCCAAATGCAGACCAACACTGCGCCGGTCAGCAGCATGGAAGCGGCGGAAGCCAAAAAGCCGTTGGCAAAAATAAAAATAAAGATATTGGCGGGCAAGCGTTTAACCAGCGTGCGGGCGGAAAAATTCACCAAAAGCGGCGGCAACAGCAGCGCCAAGGCATTGACGGGATAAGCCTGCCAGTCGCCGTTGAGCCACAAATAAGGCAACAGCAGACAGGCGGCAAGCCAGAAAGCGGCGGGAATACCGATCATCAATGCCACCAGATTGACCGCCAGCAGATGATAATTAATGCCCGCCAACTGGCCTTGGTCGGGTGCGGCCGACAAACTCCATGCCGAAGCAAAAATCAGGGCGGCAAGCAGACCTGCCGAACGGTAGCGGCAAAATGCGGCAAAGGCACGGCGGGCAAAAACGCCCAGCAGCAGAATGGTGCAGCACCATGCGGCGGCAAGCGTTGTATGGCTGAACCATTCGGCTTGGAAAATCATCGGTTTATCAAGAAATACGGTTTTCAGACGGCCTTATTATACGCCGAATACGCAAAATCTGCCCCGAATGCGGCCAAGATTATTTTGTTTGCCGCTGAAACACGTTAAAATAGGCGTTTTTGCTGTTGGAAGTCAAATAAGGCTGCGTATTTATGTTGTGGAATATCCTGATTTTTGTATTGTTGTGTGCCATCGGCGGCGTGTGGTGGTGGCAAGTCCGCCAAGACAGGCTGTGGCGGCAAAAGAAAAATATGCCGGTGCAGCAGCCGACCACCGAAAATCCACCGCCGGCTTTTTATCTGCACTGCCGCCGCTGGCTGGCACATTTGAGCAGCCGCCTGCCGAATGCGGAAAACAACAGCAAAAACGCTGCGTTCAAACGTTTGCTGGCGGTGCGTCAGGAACGCCCGCCGGTGCAGCCGCAGCCCGAAACTTGGCAATATGTGGACGATTCGCAGCAGTTTTCCGAGCATTCGGAAGCGTTTGCCGAAACGCAAACGCCCGAACATCCGCTGCCTGAACCACACATTCCGCAGCCTGTCCGCAAAACCATTATCGGCTGCAACGGCCGCCGCCGTTTGTCGCAGGCGGCTGACCCTGAGATTGTGCCGTTTGAAGAATTTGGCGAACCCGAATACCGCCCGCAAAAAGTCGGCCGTGTCGATTGGGAAGAAATCACCTTGCAGGATGCGACCCGCTCGCTTCATGAGGCTGCCCTTCAGGAATGGGCGGCGGCTGCCCGAACACTTGCGGAAGCCGCACCCGCTCCGATTAAAGCCTCGGCCCAGCCGATGGCGGATTTGGAAATCATCGATTTAAACGATCCGCTGCTGCAGAGGACACGGGAAAAAGTATTTGCCGAACGGGAGCAGAACCACCGCCTCCCAAGCGCTGCCCGCTATGCCGATTTGTCTTTTACCGCAAACCGCAAACCGCATGTTATTAGCAGCGCAGAAACTCACTTCGCTCGTTTTAGCGAAACCTGCGGTTTTAGCTGCGCAGAAACTCACTTCGCTCGTTTTAGCGAAACCTGCGGTTTTAGCTGCGCAGAAACTCACTTCGCTCGTTTTCAGACGGCCTCACAAGCCTTTTCTCCAAACGAAACCGCCCACCGCTGGCAACCGGAAATGGACATTGCCGGTATTCAGGACGATTTGGCGCGCCGTGTTGCCGCCATGCAGAAAGTGCGCCGTTTTGATAGCGAAACGCCGGCGGTTAATCTGCAACGTCCTGCCGTAACACGCCGCAACGCAACCGCCGAAGCTGTGCCGCTGCTGCGTTCCAACCGTGGTACTGGCACATCGGGCAATACACCAGCCGAACCTGAATATATTCCGGCACGCCCCCGTATCCGTCCGACCATGCCGCAAACCGCTGTAGAAAATACAATGCCAAACGAAGCGCCGACGATTCAAGCTGAAACAGTGCAAACGCCGACCAATCCGCCCGTGGCGCAAGTGATTGAAGTTCAACCTGTTATCCATACACCGCCGCAGGCGGAAACGCCGGTGGTGCGTACGGTGCAGCCGCAGTTTGCCGAAACCGTGTTGCGGCCGCTGAACGATTTTCTGATTCGTGAATCGGTGGATGAAGCATACGAGCCGCAAAGGCCGTCTGAAAACCGCCATATACAGGCGGAACACAGCGGGTATGCAGACACGGTTCGCACCGATATGCCGCAGCCTGCCTATCCTGCGGCATTTGCCACGCCTGCCGCTGCGCCTGCACCAAGCGTTGCGGCGGCAACGGCTCAAACAGCTCAAGTAACTCAAACGGTGCAAACCGATTATGTTCCGTCTGTATCGTCAGTGCCGCCGACACATTACACGCTGCCGGACGTAAATCTGCTGCTGCCGCCGCAATTTGACCCGAGTGCGGCGCAAACCGAAGAGGCTTTGCTGGAAAACAGCATTACCATCGAAGAAAAACTGGCGGAATTTAAAGTCAAAGTCAATGTGGTGGATTCGTATTCCGGGCCGGTGATTACCCGTTATGAAATCGAACCCGATGTCGGTGTGCGGGGATCGGCGGTTCTGAATCTGGAAAAAGATTTGGCACGCTCGCTGGGCGTGGCATCAATTCGGGTGGTGGAAACCATACCGGGCAAAACCTGCATGGGCTTGGAACTGCCGAATCCGAAACGCCAAATGATCCGCTTGAGCGAGATTTTCAATTCGCAGGCATTCCGCCAGTCGCAATCCAAGCTGACGCTGGCGCTGGGTCAGGACATTACCGGCGAGCCGGTAGTAACCGATTTGGCAAAAGCGCCGCACCTACTGGTGGCGGGTACAACCGGTTCGGGCAAATCGGTTGGTGTGAATGCGATGATTCTGTCTATGCTGTTTAAAGCCACGCCGGAAGAAGTGCGCATGATTATGATTGACCCGAAAATGCTTGAGTTGAGCATTTACGAGGGCATTCCGCACCTGCTGGCGCCGGTGGTAACCGATATGAAGCTGGCGGCCAATGCGTTGAACTGGTGCGTCAATGAAATGGAAAAACGCTACAATCTGATGAGCCATGCGGGGGTGCGCAATCTGGCGGGCTATAATGAAAAAATCGTTGAAGCTGCCCGCAGGGGCGAGAAAATAGTCAATCCGTTTACGCTCACGCCGGATAATCCCGAATATCTGGAAAAACTGCCGTATATCGTGGTGGTGGTGGACGAATTTGCCGATTTGATGATGACTGCCGGTAAGAAAATCGAAGAGCTGATTGCCCGTTTGGCGCAAAAAGCCCGTGCCGCCGGTATTCATCTGATTCTGGCAACCCAGCGTCCGAGCGTGGACGTGATTACCGGCCTGATTAAAGCGAATATTCCGACCCGCATTGCGTTCCAAGTGTCGAGCAAAATCGACAGCCGCACCATTCTCGACCAAATGGGTGCGGAAAACCTGCTCGGTCAGGGCGATATGCTGTTTCTGCCGCCGGGTACGGGCTATCCGCAACGGGTACACGGCGCTTTTGCTTCGGATAACGAAGTGCATCATGTGGTGGAATATCTCAAGCAGTTCGGCGAACCGGATTATGTGGACGATATTCTCGGCGGCGGTAGCAGCGATGAGTTTTCAGCTTTCAGCCGCAGCGGCGACAGCGATACCGATCCGATGTATGACGAAGCCGTCGCCCATGTGGTGAAAACCCGCAAAGCCAGCATTTCCGGCGTTCAGCGAGCCTTGCGTATCGGCTACAACCGTGCCGCCCGCCTAATCGAACAAATGGAAACCGACGGCATCGTTTCGCCGCCCGAAGCCAACGGCAACCGGAATGTCTTGGCACCGAGCAGCAGCCACTTGGACGATTGAGTGAGGTATGTTGAGGCCGTCTGAAAACTGTATGTAAAAAGGTGCAGTTTTCAGACGGCCTGTTGCTCTGAAATGCGGGTTTGATTTATTTTTTGTCCTGTTCAATGGTATAATTTTGCCCGATTTCATTTTTGTTACGGTTTGAATAGTGTTCCAAACCGGATTTATTCCTAATAATTTTTTAAAAGCCACTGATATGACTCAAGCAACCAATCCGAGTGTGATTCGTTTTGAACGTGAAATCCATGCTAAAAACCACGAAGCAGCCTGTAACGAGCTGCTGGCGATTCTGCAACAGATCGACAGCAACTTTGGCGGTATCGACAATATCGAATGCGATATCCCGCAGCAGCTGAATAATCCCGAATTGGGACAAGAGAAAATTGTTTATTTCTGTACCCGTTTGGCTTCGGCGATTACCACGCTGTTTACCGATCCCAACCTGCAAATCAGCGACGACGGCGCATTGCGTTTCTTGGTGCTGCAACGCTGGTTGAACATGGTATTCGCCAGCTCGCCGTATTACAATGCCGACCATATTTTGGCCGCCTACCACGCCGGTGCGCCGGAAGATTTGTACACCAACTTCCTGCTGCGTCCTGATCCGCTGGTGTTGAACAAATTCTGCATTTTCTATCTGCCCGAATCCAATATCAACATCAACTTGGATTTACTGTGGGAACGCAATCCCGAATTGACCGCATCGCTAGCATTTGCCCTGCAGTCGCCACGCTTTATCGGCACTCCTGCCGCATTCAATAAGCGGGGTGTTTTGCTGCAATGGTTCCCTGAAAAACTGGCACAACTGCCGAACCTGAACCGTGTTCCGTCCGGCATCAGCCACGATGTCTATATGCACTGCAGCTACGATATTGCCGCCAATAAACACGATGTTAAAGGTGCGTTGAACAAAGTTATCCGCGGGCATTTGCTGGGCAACGGCTGGCAAGATTGCGATGTGAGCAAACTCGGCGAAGTAAACGGCAAACCGGTGATGTTTGTATTGCTTGAGCATTTCCACGCCGCACACTCGATTTACCGCACCCATTCCACGTCTATGATTGCCGCCCGAGAACATTTCCATATTATCGGTTTCGGCGGTAAAGACGTTGATCAGGCGGGTCGCAACGTATTTGATGAATTTATCGAATTGTCTTCCGGCAACATCTTCGACAGCCTGCGGGAAATCCGCAACCGTGTTGAAGAATACCACCCGGCCGTGTTCTATATGCCGAGCATCGGTATGGATTTGAAAACCATTTTTGCTTCCAATACCCGACTGGCACCGGTTCAAGTTATCGCCTTAGGCCACCCCGGCACCACCCATTCCGAATTTATCGAATATGTGATTGTGGAAGACGATTACGTCGGTAGCGAAGAGTGCTTCAGCGAAACCCTGCTGCGCCTGCCGAAAGATGCACTGCCGTATGTACCGTCCGCACTGGCCCCCGAAAGCGTAGAATACCGTCTGATTGAAAATCCGGAAGTGGTCAATATCGGCGTTGCCGCAACCACCATGAAACTGAATCCGTACTTCCTTGATGCCTGTCG
This window encodes:
- a CDS encoding energy-coupling factor ABC transporter permease gives rise to the protein MIFQAEWFSHTTLAAAWCCTILLLGVFARRAFAAFCRYRSAGLLAALIFASAWSLSAAPDQGQLAGINYHLLAVNLVALMIGIPAAFWLAACLLLPYLWLNGDWQAYPVNALALLLPPLLVNFSARTLVKRLPANIFIFIFANGFLASAASMLLTGAVLVCIWHGVGAFSDGLLWNTAFPVFFLIAWAEAFLSGLSTAVFVALRPHWINTFEDNRYLRSKRSIWQ
- a CDS encoding DNA translocase FtsK — its product is MLWNILIFVLLCAIGGVWWWQVRQDRLWRQKKNMPVQQPTTENPPPAFYLHCRRWLAHLSSRLPNAENNSKNAAFKRLLAVRQERPPVQPQPETWQYVDDSQQFSEHSEAFAETQTPEHPLPEPHIPQPVRKTIIGCNGRRRLSQAADPEIVPFEEFGEPEYRPQKVGRVDWEEITLQDATRSLHEAALQEWAAAARTLAEAAPAPIKASAQPMADLEIIDLNDPLLQRTREKVFAEREQNHRLPSAARYADLSFTANRKPHVISSAETHFARFSETCGFSCAETHFARFSETCGFSCAETHFARFQTASQAFSPNETAHRWQPEMDIAGIQDDLARRVAAMQKVRRFDSETPAVNLQRPAVTRRNATAEAVPLLRSNRGTGTSGNTPAEPEYIPARPRIRPTMPQTAVENTMPNEAPTIQAETVQTPTNPPVAQVIEVQPVIHTPPQAETPVVRTVQPQFAETVLRPLNDFLIRESVDEAYEPQRPSENRHIQAEHSGYADTVRTDMPQPAYPAAFATPAAAPAPSVAAATAQTAQVTQTVQTDYVPSVSSVPPTHYTLPDVNLLLPPQFDPSAAQTEEALLENSITIEEKLAEFKVKVNVVDSYSGPVITRYEIEPDVGVRGSAVLNLEKDLARSLGVASIRVVETIPGKTCMGLELPNPKRQMIRLSEIFNSQAFRQSQSKLTLALGQDITGEPVVTDLAKAPHLLVAGTTGSGKSVGVNAMILSMLFKATPEEVRMIMIDPKMLELSIYEGIPHLLAPVVTDMKLAANALNWCVNEMEKRYNLMSHAGVRNLAGYNEKIVEAARRGEKIVNPFTLTPDNPEYLEKLPYIVVVVDEFADLMMTAGKKIEELIARLAQKARAAGIHLILATQRPSVDVITGLIKANIPTRIAFQVSSKIDSRTILDQMGAENLLGQGDMLFLPPGTGYPQRVHGAFASDNEVHHVVEYLKQFGEPDYVDDILGGGSSDEFSAFSRSGDSDTDPMYDEAVAHVVKTRKASISGVQRALRIGYNRAARLIEQMETDGIVSPPEANGNRNVLAPSSSHLDD
- a CDS encoding UDP-glucose:protein N-beta-glucosyltransferase, with amino-acid sequence MTQATNPSVIRFEREIHAKNHEAACNELLAILQQIDSNFGGIDNIECDIPQQLNNPELGQEKIVYFCTRLASAITTLFTDPNLQISDDGALRFLVLQRWLNMVFASSPYYNADHILAAYHAGAPEDLYTNFLLRPDPLVLNKFCIFYLPESNININLDLLWERNPELTASLAFALQSPRFIGTPAAFNKRGVLLQWFPEKLAQLPNLNRVPSGISHDVYMHCSYDIAANKHDVKGALNKVIRGHLLGNGWQDCDVSKLGEVNGKPVMFVLLEHFHAAHSIYRTHSTSMIAAREHFHIIGFGGKDVDQAGRNVFDEFIELSSGNIFDSLREIRNRVEEYHPAVFYMPSIGMDLKTIFASNTRLAPVQVIALGHPGTTHSEFIEYVIVEDDYVGSEECFSETLLRLPKDALPYVPSALAPESVEYRLIENPEVVNIGVAATTMKLNPYFLDACRVIRDRAKVKVHFHFALGQSSGVTHPYVEKFIRSYLGKDATVHQHAPYHDYLRTLYGCDMMINPFPFGNTNGIIDMVTLGLVGVCKTGPEVHEHIDEGLFKRLGLPEWLITHTADEYVDCAVRLAENHEERLALRRHIIENNGLQTLFSGNPKPMGEVLLKKVQELPQFQAKAKPTRKKAAPKTDAKAAPKTAKKSPAKKAEPKTAAPRTRKTAKKDSQ
- a CDS encoding IS110 family transposase, which produces MMDTPFYFIGIDIAKLKFDVAVKKSAKVYQHHQFENHPQGFAALSEWLNSFSDKPLYIVMEATNVYHERLCEYLYAAGHSVVVINPKCAANFAKGLNLRSKTDKADAKLLARLAESYVHEFDLWQPKGNNEKALLRQLRHLEHLKAALTKEKVRLQMLLDEYAMASSERLIAFLECEVKTVETHIHQLVKQDDQLKHNHHLLSSIPAISKTTACWLLAILGDGTRFKNGRAAATYAGLTPMVRQSGTSVDKRVGISRIGQSDLRKILYMPAVSFCFGKYKDSIYSSFVQRLLERNKLAKKAVIVALMRKLVTIAQSVLKYQQPFNEERYAKMCLDKA
- the lpdA gene encoding dihydrolipoyl dehydrogenase; the encoded protein is MSLIELKVPDIGGHENVDIIAVEIKAGDTIAIDDTLITLETDKATMDVPAEAAGVVKEVKVKVGDKISEGGVIVVIEAEGAAAAAETPKTEAAPAAEAPKAAPTAAPQAAQFAGTADAEYDVVVLGGGPGGYSAAFAAADEGLKVAIIERYSTLGGVCLNVGCIPSKALLHNAAVIDEVRHLAANGIKYPEPEVDIDMLRGYKEGVVNRLTTGLKGMAKGRKVDIIQGEGQFVGPNHMEVALTTSDEYETATPTGEKKTVAFKNCIIAAGSRVTKLPFIPEDPRIFDSTGALALKEVPGKMLIIGGGIIGLEMGTVYSTLGTRLDVVEMMDGLMQGADRDLVKVWQKANEYRFDNIMLNTKTVAVEPKADGVYVTFEGANAPKEPQRYDAVLVAAGRAPNGKLIGAEKAGVAVTDRGFIEVDKQMRTNVPHIYAIGDIVGQPMLAHKAVHEGHVAAENCAGHKAYFDARVIPGVAYTAPEVAWVGVTELSAKADGIKITKATFPWAASGRAIANGCDNGFTKLIFDAESGKIIGGGIVGPNGGDMIGEICLAIEMGCDAEDIGKTIHPHPTLGESIGMAAEVALGVCTDLPAQKKK
- the radA gene encoding DNA repair protein RadA, translated to MAKASKTVYQCSECGGTSPKWQGKCPHCGEWNTLQESLAAPEPKNARFQSWAADTSSVQSLSEVTATEVPRNPTGIGELDRVLGGGLVDGAVILLGGDPGIGKSTLLLQTIAKMAQKRKVLYVSGEESAQQVALRAQRLDLPTEGVNLLAEIRMEAIQTALKQHLPEVVVIDSIQTMYSDQITSAPGSVSQVRECAAQLTRIAKQMGIAMILVGHVTKDGAIAGPRVLEHMVDTVLYFEGDQHSNYRMIRAIKNRFGAANELGVFAMTETGLKGVSNPSAIFLASYRDDVSGSCVLVTQEGSRPLLVEIQALVDDAHGFTPKRLTVGLEQNRLAMLLAVLNRHGGIACFDQDVFLNAVGGVKIGEPAADLAVILAMLSSFRNRPLPEKMVAFGEIGLSGEVRPVARGQERLKEAEKLGFKQAIVPKANLPRQRSEFPNLKIYGISSLQEAIDICRES
- the crcB gene encoding fluoride efflux transporter CrcB, which codes for MMSSVFILSIGAAAGAVSRWLLTLLPWHAFPFVPATLAANWIGAFCIGIAAPLISDPHWKLLLITGFLGSLTTLSGLSLETVSLLQQHRFAAALLTVCLHVFGSFALTALGLWLAGLGK